One Fundidesulfovibrio magnetotacticus genomic window carries:
- a CDS encoding GGDEF domain-containing protein, with product MPLDPAPSSPAPGVRARLGVTSRFGLAFAVVLAAFVLGGAVNFASMMIIHDAEADIQTSMDVRQKVFDMDAGLEKARRLYRDFLLTYQEVGFAKAQETYGQPAFAATARVIAVNEELRNLMPAFVAGESLRRRNMDITLYLSIAKRFSTVMLESMALLTALADPENGLETRLDQRMAELKAVFASNPNLSFLVREAELDEKRYRITRQRPSMQLAFNKLSRIRLALGEMDSMPMQRKLEAIHLVDDYATLASRVLDADVEVRSKINDMSLQAKTIDPISQELRKISQDEVTRSRERIERVSGAALWINLGMTLLGIACAAGAAAYVSRGVTWRILAITRGAERVRAGNLEVTVDPGGRDELGALAEAFNQMTGRIRELVDHLEETLRGKDRELDLGRRALDAKQRALLQLSPADRLTGLCNRRRLEHSLRAELRRHKRFHSAPFSVILLDVDLFKTVNDRFGQQVGDLVLVRIADALEDLARETDTVGRWGGEEFLLVCPETDANVAAKQAQRLREAIGEIEFSLVGHVTASFGVTACVPDDDENGESLLRRAEAALYRAKLNGRNRIEICI from the coding sequence ATGCCCCTTGACCCAGCCCCCTCCTCCCCTGCTCCCGGCGTCCGGGCGCGCCTGGGCGTCACCTCCCGGTTCGGACTCGCCTTTGCCGTGGTGCTGGCGGCCTTCGTGCTGGGCGGCGCGGTGAACTTCGCCTCCATGATGATCATCCACGACGCCGAAGCCGACATCCAGACCAGCATGGACGTGCGCCAGAAGGTGTTCGACATGGACGCAGGTCTGGAAAAGGCCCGCCGCCTCTACCGCGACTTCCTGCTCACCTACCAGGAGGTGGGGTTTGCCAAGGCGCAGGAGACCTACGGCCAGCCAGCCTTCGCCGCCACGGCCCGCGTCATCGCCGTCAACGAGGAGCTCAGGAACCTGATGCCCGCCTTTGTCGCGGGCGAGTCCCTGCGTCGGCGCAACATGGACATCACCCTCTACCTTTCCATCGCCAAGCGTTTCTCCACGGTGATGCTCGAAAGCATGGCCCTGCTCACCGCCCTGGCCGATCCTGAAAACGGGCTGGAAACCCGTCTGGACCAGCGCATGGCGGAACTCAAGGCCGTCTTCGCCAGCAACCCGAACCTGAGCTTCCTCGTGCGCGAGGCGGAGCTGGATGAAAAGCGCTACCGCATCACGCGCCAACGTCCCTCCATGCAGCTGGCGTTCAACAAGCTCTCCAGGATCAGGCTCGCCCTGGGCGAAATGGACTCCATGCCCATGCAACGCAAGTTGGAGGCCATCCACCTCGTGGACGATTATGCAACCCTGGCTTCCAGGGTTCTGGACGCCGACGTGGAGGTGCGCTCCAAGATCAACGACATGTCCCTCCAGGCCAAGACCATCGACCCCATTTCCCAGGAACTGCGCAAAATCTCCCAGGACGAGGTGACACGCAGCCGGGAACGCATCGAGCGTGTCAGCGGAGCGGCGTTGTGGATCAACCTGGGCATGACGCTTCTGGGCATCGCCTGCGCCGCGGGCGCGGCGGCGTACGTCAGTCGGGGCGTCACATGGCGCATCCTGGCCATAACGCGCGGTGCCGAGCGGGTGCGAGCGGGTAACCTGGAGGTGACCGTGGACCCGGGCGGCCGCGACGAACTGGGCGCGCTGGCCGAAGCCTTCAACCAGATGACCGGACGCATCCGCGAACTTGTGGACCATCTGGAGGAAACACTGCGCGGGAAGGACCGGGAACTCGACCTCGGCAGGCGGGCGCTCGACGCGAAACAACGCGCCCTGCTGCAACTCTCCCCTGCAGACAGGCTCACGGGCCTGTGCAACCGTCGCAGGCTGGAACACTCCCTGCGCGCGGAACTGCGCCGCCACAAGCGCTTCCACAGCGCGCCCTTCTCGGTGATCCTCCTGGACGTGGACCTTTTCAAGACCGTCAACGACCGATTCGGCCAGCAGGTGGGCGACCTCGTGCTCGTGCGTATCGCCGACGCCCTGGAAGACCTGGCCCGCGAGACGGACACCGTGGGGCGCTGGGGCGGCGAGGAGTTCCTGCTGGTGTGCCCGGAGACGGACGCCAACGTGGCGGCCAAGCAGGCTCAACGGCTGCGCGAGGCCATCGGGGAGATCGAGTTTTCCCTGGTGGGACACGTAACGGCCAGCTTCGGCGTGACGGCCTGCGTGCCCGACGACGACGAGAACGGCGAATCGCTCCTGCGCCGCGCCGAAGCGGCCCTCTACCGGGCCAAATTGAACGGCAGGAACCGCATCGAGATATGTATCTAG
- a CDS encoding two-component system sensor histidine kinase NtrB, producing the protein MKPPSEEDPRQEGQGEEALRDKLIGLGERSMRKSYYPELRERMDELDRTGRYLRSVMDAMPSVLVGADANLRVTLANAQCALHTGVAPEQARGMEIEALMPWFHGLPGAFREAMSRRVPAVLRKMPGKGGAGATWYDATVFPLNQGRVEAVARIDDVTARVRMEEVLVQTEKMLSVGALAAGMAHEINNPLAGILQGVQSVRRRLAPGLAANLQVAARAGLDLQALAAYLEDRKIPVMLDSIQESGVRAARIVNNILEFSRRSDMSKARARLSDLVDKALELARSEFDLKKKYDFRHIRIEREDAPHMPEIWCVPTQVEQVVLNLVKNAAQALSASRTPEPRIAIRTGQADGWAFVRVEDNGPGMDEAQKERVFEPFFTTKPPGEGTGLGLSIVYYIVVEQHGGRVGVESSPGRGAAITVSFPQSAP; encoded by the coding sequence ATGAAGCCGCCCTCTGAAGAAGACCCGCGGCAGGAAGGGCAGGGGGAGGAGGCCCTGCGCGACAAGCTCATCGGCCTGGGCGAGCGCTCCATGCGCAAGAGCTACTACCCCGAACTGCGCGAGCGCATGGACGAACTGGACCGCACCGGACGCTACCTGCGCTCGGTGATGGACGCCATGCCCTCCGTCCTCGTGGGCGCGGACGCCAACCTGCGGGTCACCCTGGCCAACGCCCAGTGCGCCCTCCACACCGGCGTGGCCCCCGAGCAGGCCCGGGGCATGGAGATCGAAGCGCTCATGCCCTGGTTTCACGGTCTGCCGGGCGCCTTCCGCGAGGCCATGTCCCGGCGCGTCCCAGCCGTGCTGCGCAAGATGCCGGGAAAAGGGGGAGCCGGGGCCACCTGGTACGACGCAACCGTCTTTCCCCTGAACCAGGGACGCGTGGAGGCCGTGGCGCGCATCGACGACGTGACCGCCCGGGTGCGCATGGAAGAGGTGCTCGTGCAGACCGAAAAGATGCTTTCCGTGGGCGCGCTGGCGGCAGGCATGGCCCACGAGATCAACAATCCCCTGGCGGGGATCCTCCAGGGCGTTCAGTCGGTGCGCCGCAGGCTCGCGCCGGGGCTGGCCGCCAACCTCCAGGTCGCCGCCCGCGCCGGGCTGGACCTGCAGGCCCTGGCCGCCTACCTAGAAGACCGCAAGATTCCCGTCATGCTCGATTCCATCCAGGAATCCGGCGTGCGCGCGGCGCGCATCGTGAACAACATCCTGGAGTTCAGCCGCCGCTCGGACATGAGCAAGGCGCGCGCCCGCCTGAGCGACCTGGTGGACAAGGCCCTCGAACTGGCCCGCAGCGAATTCGACCTGAAGAAGAAATACGACTTCCGGCACATCCGCATCGAGCGCGAGGACGCCCCCCACATGCCCGAGATCTGGTGCGTGCCCACCCAGGTGGAGCAGGTGGTGCTCAACCTGGTGAAGAACGCGGCCCAGGCCCTCTCCGCCAGCCGCACGCCCGAGCCCCGCATCGCCATCCGCACCGGACAGGCCGACGGCTGGGCTTTCGTGCGCGTGGAGGACAACGGCCCGGGCATGGACGAAGCCCAGAAGGAGCGCGTCTTCGAGCCTTTTTTCACCACCAAGCCCCCCGGGGAGGGCACTGGCCTGGGGCTCTCCATCGTCTACTACATCGTGGTGGAACAGCACGGTGGACGGGTGGGCGTGGAGTCCTCGCCTGGTCGCGGCGCGGCCATCACCGTGTCCTTTCCCCAGTCCGCGCCGTAG
- the clpP gene encoding ATP-dependent Clp endopeptidase proteolytic subunit ClpP: protein MHAQIPIVIETTGRTERAYDIYSRLLKDRIILLGTAIDDHVANVVCAQLLFLESEDPKKEISIYINSPGGSVTAGMAIYDTMQFISCPVATLCMGSAASMGAILLAAGAKGMRYALPNSRIMIHQPSGGFQGQVTDIDIHAREILRMREKLNQILANHTGMNIDKIRDDTERDYFMSSEDAVTYGLIDKVLASRQTQEDEKK from the coding sequence GTGCACGCGCAGATACCCATCGTCATCGAGACCACCGGGCGCACCGAGCGCGCCTACGACATCTATTCGCGCCTGCTCAAGGACCGGATCATCCTCCTTGGCACCGCCATCGACGACCACGTGGCCAACGTGGTCTGCGCCCAGCTGCTCTTCCTGGAGTCCGAGGACCCCAAGAAGGAAATCTCCATCTACATCAACTCGCCCGGCGGTTCCGTCACGGCGGGCATGGCCATCTACGACACCATGCAGTTCATCTCCTGCCCGGTGGCCACCCTCTGCATGGGCAGCGCGGCCAGCATGGGGGCCATCCTCCTGGCGGCCGGGGCCAAGGGCATGCGCTACGCCCTGCCCAACTCCCGCATCATGATCCACCAGCCCTCCGGCGGCTTCCAGGGACAGGTGACCGACATCGACATTCATGCGCGCGAAATCCTGCGCATGCGCGAAAAGCTCAACCAGATCCTTGCCAATCACACTGGCATGAATATTGATAAAATCCGGGACGACACGGAACGCGACTACTTCATGAGCTCCGAGGACGCCGTAACCTACGGGCTTATCGACAAAGTGCTCGCTTCGCGCCAGACCCAGGAAGACGAGAAGAAATAG
- a CDS encoding branched-chain amino acid ABC transporter substrate-binding protein, with protein MFLCLAWAVSCSRNEAQQPCSDPLGCVTIAPGKPVRLGVIQSLSGKVAVIGQDQLRGFELALEKRGNKLLGREVSLLVEDTGCKPEGGAVSALKIVSDPAVLAIFGTTCSADAATAAQVMTEAGLSMISGNNSAPFLTSIGGQKAPKWQPGFFRTAPNEEFAGPAAARFAFEKLGLRLAAVINDGDIYTRGLTEGFRTEFERLGGKVALSATVNKGDANMAPVLEAVAVTGAQLVFFPLFQPEGNHVLAQARKTPGLENLVLMSDGALIDQSFLDAVSSAAVGMYFVGPTPPPQGPEVAALTAQYVQKFKQDPPTDYWLSAYDAAGILFAAIEKAAQKGPGGSVRIGRQALRDALYATRDHKGVGGLLACNEFGDCARPSFNVLRLEDSSQGVKGLKANVVFTHAP; from the coding sequence ATGTTTTTGTGTCTCGCGTGGGCCGTCTCCTGCTCCAGGAACGAAGCGCAGCAGCCCTGCTCCGACCCCCTGGGCTGCGTCACCATTGCACCGGGCAAGCCCGTCCGCCTGGGCGTCATCCAGTCACTGAGCGGCAAGGTGGCGGTCATCGGACAGGACCAGCTGCGCGGCTTCGAACTGGCCCTGGAGAAGCGGGGCAACAAGCTCCTGGGCCGCGAGGTCTCCCTGCTGGTGGAGGACACCGGCTGCAAGCCCGAGGGCGGTGCCGTCTCGGCCCTGAAAATCGTCTCCGACCCGGCCGTGCTGGCCATCTTCGGCACCACCTGCTCGGCCGACGCCGCCACCGCCGCCCAGGTGATGACCGAGGCCGGGCTCTCCATGATCTCGGGCAACAACAGCGCCCCGTTCCTCACCTCCATCGGCGGACAGAAGGCCCCCAAGTGGCAGCCGGGCTTCTTCCGCACCGCTCCCAACGAGGAGTTCGCCGGCCCCGCCGCCGCCCGTTTCGCCTTCGAGAAACTCGGCCTGCGCCTGGCAGCCGTGATCAACGACGGCGACATCTACACCCGGGGGCTCACCGAGGGCTTCCGCACCGAATTCGAGCGCCTGGGAGGCAAGGTCGCCCTGAGCGCCACCGTGAACAAGGGAGACGCCAACATGGCCCCCGTGCTGGAGGCCGTGGCCGTAACCGGCGCGCAACTCGTGTTCTTTCCCCTCTTCCAGCCCGAAGGCAACCACGTGCTCGCACAGGCGCGCAAGACCCCCGGCCTGGAAAACCTGGTGCTCATGAGCGACGGGGCGCTCATCGACCAATCCTTCCTGGACGCCGTGTCCTCGGCAGCCGTGGGCATGTACTTCGTGGGGCCCACCCCGCCGCCCCAGGGGCCGGAAGTGGCCGCGCTGACCGCCCAGTACGTCCAGAAGTTCAAGCAGGACCCGCCCACGGACTACTGGCTCTCCGCCTACGACGCGGCGGGCATCCTCTTCGCCGCCATCGAAAAGGCCGCCCAGAAAGGACCGGGCGGCTCCGTGCGCATCGGCCGCCAGGCCCTGCGCGACGCCCTCTACGCCACGCGAGACCACAAGGGCGTCGGCGGTCTGTTGGCCTGCAACGAGTTCGGCGACTGCGCAAGACCAAGCTTCAACGTGTTGCGCCTGGAGGATTCTTCCCAGGGAGTCAAGGGGCTCAAGGCCAACGTCGTGTTCACCCATGCCCCTTGA
- the tig gene encoding trigger factor has product MEYTVNDISPVETKVSITVPAEEVDASLAVTTALYRQNLDLRGFRKGKVPSSLVESKFRKQILREAANELMNVHINEIMSSLKYLAIAKLDVSPVELEKGKGIDYTLSFEHCPEFDLPEYKGLEVEEEEALASEEEIAKVIERIRGNLAELKVVKENRCPVDGDVAVVSFHATKDGEPVPGVRAENFQLALGEGQALPDFENLVKNTSSGATNTAPVSFPADFINQELAGKTVDMTVTVHVVKEKDLPPVDDELAQKAGSFESLEKLRDAISRSYVQSRQQLFKATAQKKLLDGLLEKVDFPLPPAMVEEQIKLLVEDAKHKIERTGKSPEALGKSDEDLRAEAEPKAKEIVKTQLFLIKLSDKEGIETTPQEMDAYFMQIASRTGQDVLAVKQHYEQNGLIIPVRDKLLADKAMDFVYTQAKVTKVPVKDPQAAEA; this is encoded by the coding sequence ATGGAGTATACCGTCAATGACATCTCCCCGGTCGAGACCAAGGTCTCGATCACCGTTCCCGCCGAAGAAGTGGACGCCTCCCTGGCGGTGACCACCGCCCTCTACCGCCAGAACCTGGACCTGCGCGGCTTCCGCAAGGGCAAGGTGCCCTCCAGCCTCGTGGAATCCAAGTTCCGCAAGCAGATCCTGCGCGAGGCGGCCAACGAACTCATGAACGTTCACATCAACGAGATCATGTCCAGCCTCAAGTACCTGGCCATCGCCAAGCTCGACGTGAGCCCCGTGGAACTGGAGAAGGGCAAGGGCATCGACTACACCCTCTCCTTCGAGCACTGCCCCGAGTTCGATCTGCCCGAATACAAGGGCCTCGAGGTCGAGGAAGAGGAAGCCCTGGCCAGTGAGGAAGAGATCGCCAAGGTGATCGAGCGCATCCGCGGCAACCTGGCCGAGCTCAAGGTCGTCAAGGAGAACCGCTGCCCCGTGGACGGCGACGTGGCCGTGGTGAGCTTCCACGCCACCAAGGACGGCGAGCCCGTCCCCGGCGTGCGCGCCGAGAACTTCCAGCTGGCCCTGGGCGAGGGACAGGCCCTGCCCGACTTCGAGAACCTGGTGAAGAACACCTCCTCCGGCGCCACCAACACCGCGCCCGTGAGCTTCCCCGCCGACTTCATCAACCAGGAGCTGGCCGGCAAGACCGTGGACATGACCGTCACCGTCCACGTGGTCAAGGAGAAGGACCTCCCGCCCGTGGACGACGAGTTGGCCCAGAAGGCCGGCAGCTTCGAGAGCCTGGAGAAGCTGCGCGACGCCATCAGCCGCTCCTACGTGCAGAGCCGCCAGCAGCTCTTCAAGGCCACCGCGCAGAAGAAGCTCTTGGACGGCCTGCTCGAAAAAGTCGACTTCCCCCTGCCGCCCGCCATGGTCGAAGAGCAGATCAAGCTGCTGGTGGAGGACGCCAAGCACAAGATCGAACGCACCGGCAAGTCGCCCGAGGCCCTGGGCAAGTCCGACGAGGACCTGCGCGCCGAGGCCGAGCCCAAGGCCAAGGAGATCGTGAAGACCCAGCTCTTCCTGATCAAGCTCTCCGACAAGGAAGGCATCGAGACAACTCCCCAGGAGATGGACGCCTACTTCATGCAGATCGCCTCCCGCACCGGGCAGGACGTGCTGGCCGTGAAGCAGCACTACGAGCAGAACGGGCTGATCATCCCCGTGCGCGACAAGCTTCTGGCGGACAAGGCCATGGACTTCGTCTACACCCAGGCCAAGGTGACCAAGGTCCCCGTGAAGGACCCCCAGGCCGCCGAGGCCTAG
- the clpX gene encoding ATP-dependent Clp protease ATP-binding subunit ClpX: MTKKKNPVSSELSCSFCGKSQDEVQRLIAGPDVYICDECVSLCNEIIAQESLNEETVDGKLLPPAEIKRLLDEYVIGQDQAKKILAVAVHNHYKRVFYAGGAKGDDVELDKSNILLIGPTGSGKTLLAQTLARILKVPFAIADATTLTEAGYVGEDVENILVQLLQNADYDIEAASKGIIYIDEIDKIARKSDSPSITRDVSGEGVQQALLKIIEGTEANIPPKGGRKHPQQEFIRLNTSNILFIVGGAFIGLEKIVQQRMRGASLGFGAKMDGTREDDVSKLLVQSHPSDLVKFGLIPEFVGRIPIITSLTELSEDDLIRILTEPKNALVKQYMKLFELDKVRLRFTSNALASIARKSIERKTGARGLRNVMENIMLDIMYQLPSLNGVTECVINKAVVEKGQDPLLFYQQEVKTA, from the coding sequence ATGACCAAGAAAAAGAATCCCGTATCCTCCGAGCTGAGCTGCTCGTTCTGCGGCAAGAGCCAGGACGAGGTGCAGCGCCTCATCGCAGGCCCCGACGTCTACATCTGCGACGAGTGCGTCTCGCTGTGCAACGAGATCATCGCGCAAGAGAGCCTCAACGAGGAGACAGTGGACGGCAAGCTCCTGCCTCCGGCCGAGATCAAGCGCCTGCTCGACGAGTACGTCATCGGCCAGGACCAGGCCAAAAAGATTCTGGCCGTGGCCGTGCACAACCACTACAAGCGCGTGTTCTACGCCGGCGGCGCCAAGGGCGACGACGTGGAGCTGGACAAGTCCAACATCCTGCTCATCGGCCCCACCGGCTCGGGCAAGACCCTCCTGGCCCAGACCCTGGCGCGCATCCTCAAGGTGCCCTTCGCCATCGCCGACGCCACCACCCTCACCGAGGCCGGCTACGTGGGCGAGGACGTGGAGAACATCCTCGTCCAGCTCCTGCAGAACGCCGACTACGACATCGAGGCCGCGTCCAAGGGCATCATCTACATCGACGAGATCGACAAGATCGCGCGCAAGTCCGACAGCCCCAGCATCACCCGCGACGTGTCCGGCGAGGGCGTGCAGCAGGCCCTGCTCAAGATCATCGAGGGCACCGAGGCCAACATCCCCCCCAAGGGCGGACGCAAGCACCCCCAGCAGGAATTCATCCGCCTCAACACCTCGAACATCCTGTTTATCGTCGGCGGCGCCTTCATCGGCCTGGAAAAGATCGTGCAGCAGCGCATGCGCGGCGCGTCCCTGGGCTTCGGCGCCAAGATGGACGGAACCCGCGAGGACGACGTGTCCAAGCTGCTGGTGCAGTCCCACCCTTCGGACCTGGTGAAGTTCGGCCTCATCCCGGAGTTCGTGGGCCGAATCCCCATCATCACCTCGCTCACGGAGCTCTCCGAGGACGACCTCATCCGCATCCTCACCGAGCCCAAGAACGCCCTCGTGAAGCAGTACATGAAGCTCTTCGAGCTGGACAAGGTGCGCCTGCGCTTCACCTCCAACGCCCTGGCCTCCATCGCGCGCAAGTCCATCGAACGCAAGACCGGCGCGCGCGGCCTGCGCAACGTGATGGAAAACATCATGCTGGACATCATGTACCAGCTGCCTTCGCTCAACGGCGTCACAGAGTGCGTTATCAACAAGGCCGTGGTGGAGAAAGGGCAGGACCCGTTGCTCTTCTACCAGCAGGAAGTGAAGACCGCGTAG
- the lon gene encoding endopeptidase La: MTSIFSDDQPRRADRLRLPVMSLREVVMFPRSIVPLFVGREASIKAIENAVSTYDKKIFLVAQRAPETEKPQADDLFRMGTVSKILQMLRLPDGTIKVLFEGLYRAEWDEDGLEGFEDDFPTARVSRMAEDDGEGSEAEALVRTAHEAMEHYGRINKKLAPETILAINAQTAPGRLADAIMPHLKVDYIKKQEILEQLAPVKRLEEAFALLQGEIEISSIEKKIKSRVKQQMEKNQREYYLNEQLKAIHKEMGRDEDPLAEVAEFEQRLQEKDMPQEAREKALRELKKMKHTPPSSAEYTVVRNYVEWILDLPWNTLQDVTIDVTKAKEILDADHYGLDKPKERILEYLAVQSLVEKMKGPILCLVGPPGVGKTSLAKSIARSMDREFVRLSLGGVRDEAEIRGHRRTYVGALPGKIIQSLKRVKFNNPVFCLDEVDKMSTDFRGDPSSALLEVLDPEQNYAFGDHYLDLDYDLSKIFFITTANSLHSIPLPLQDRMEIIRIPGYLETEKQAIAENFLLPKKIAENGLKPGNISVSSEAVLEIIRRYTREAGVRNVEREISSLCRKVARKLVEGHDREAKFPIDGENVQQYLGVPKFRYGEMEEAPQVGVSTGLAYTELGGEMLMVETALMPGAGKVEITGKLGDVMQESARAALSYIRSRSANFGLKPDFHKEIDIHIHVPEGAIPKDGPSAGITLATAMVSALLNMPVRNDLAMTGEITLRGRVLPIGGLREKLLAAHRAQIKKVLIPEENAKDLKEVPEAILNGLEIVQVKHMDEVLAQAILCEGPDKLFCGRGAGVAPLAASLLKEEYQGQTRH, from the coding sequence ATGACCAGCATTTTCTCCGATGACCAGCCCCGCCGGGCGGACCGTCTCCGCCTGCCTGTGATGAGCCTGCGCGAGGTGGTCATGTTCCCGCGCTCCATCGTGCCCCTGTTCGTGGGCCGGGAGGCCTCCATCAAAGCCATCGAGAACGCGGTCTCCACCTACGACAAGAAGATCTTCCTGGTGGCCCAGCGTGCCCCCGAAACCGAAAAGCCCCAGGCGGACGACCTGTTCCGCATGGGCACCGTCTCCAAAATCCTCCAGATGCTGCGCCTGCCCGACGGCACCATCAAGGTGCTCTTCGAGGGCCTCTACCGCGCCGAGTGGGACGAGGACGGCCTTGAAGGCTTCGAGGACGACTTCCCCACCGCTCGCGTCTCGCGCATGGCCGAAGACGACGGCGAGGGCAGCGAGGCCGAGGCCCTGGTGCGCACGGCCCACGAAGCCATGGAGCACTACGGCCGCATCAACAAGAAGCTCGCCCCGGAAACCATCCTGGCCATCAACGCCCAGACCGCGCCCGGCCGTCTGGCCGACGCCATCATGCCCCACCTCAAGGTGGACTACATCAAGAAGCAGGAGATTCTGGAGCAGCTCGCCCCCGTGAAGCGCCTGGAAGAGGCCTTCGCGCTCCTGCAGGGCGAAATCGAGATTTCCTCCATCGAGAAGAAGATCAAGAGCCGCGTGAAGCAGCAGATGGAGAAGAACCAGCGGGAATACTACCTCAACGAGCAGCTCAAGGCCATCCACAAGGAAATGGGCCGCGACGAGGACCCCCTTGCCGAGGTGGCCGAGTTCGAGCAGCGCCTCCAGGAAAAGGACATGCCCCAGGAGGCCCGCGAGAAGGCCCTGCGCGAGCTCAAGAAGATGAAGCACACCCCGCCCTCCTCGGCGGAGTACACGGTGGTGCGCAACTATGTGGAATGGATCCTGGACCTGCCCTGGAACACCCTCCAGGACGTGACCATCGACGTCACCAAGGCCAAGGAGATTCTCGACGCCGACCACTACGGCCTGGACAAGCCCAAGGAGCGCATCCTCGAATACCTGGCCGTGCAGAGCCTCGTGGAGAAGATGAAGGGCCCCATCCTCTGCCTGGTGGGCCCCCCGGGCGTTGGCAAGACCTCTCTGGCCAAGTCCATCGCGCGGTCCATGGACCGCGAGTTCGTGCGCCTCTCCCTGGGCGGCGTGCGCGACGAGGCCGAAATCCGCGGCCACAGGCGTACCTACGTGGGCGCGCTGCCCGGCAAGATCATCCAGTCGCTCAAGCGCGTGAAGTTCAACAACCCCGTCTTCTGCCTGGACGAGGTGGACAAGATGTCCACCGACTTCCGGGGCGACCCCTCCTCGGCGCTCCTCGAAGTGCTCGACCCCGAACAGAACTACGCCTTCGGGGACCACTACCTGGACCTGGACTACGACCTTTCCAAGATCTTCTTCATCACCACGGCCAACTCGCTGCACTCCATTCCCCTGCCCCTGCAGGACCGCATGGAGATCATCCGCATCCCCGGCTACCTGGAGACGGAGAAGCAGGCCATCGCGGAGAACTTCCTCCTGCCCAAGAAGATCGCGGAGAACGGGCTCAAGCCCGGCAACATCAGCGTCTCCAGCGAGGCCGTGCTGGAGATCATCCGCCGCTACACCCGCGAGGCGGGCGTGCGCAACGTGGAGCGCGAAATCTCCTCCTTGTGCCGCAAGGTGGCCCGCAAACTGGTGGAAGGTCACGACCGCGAGGCCAAATTCCCCATCGACGGGGAGAACGTCCAGCAGTACCTGGGCGTGCCCAAGTTCCGCTACGGCGAGATGGAGGAGGCCCCCCAGGTGGGCGTCTCCACCGGCCTGGCCTACACGGAGCTGGGCGGCGAGATGCTCATGGTGGAGACGGCCCTCATGCCCGGAGCGGGCAAGGTGGAGATCACCGGCAAGCTGGGCGACGTGATGCAGGAGTCGGCCCGCGCGGCCCTGAGCTACATCCGCTCGCGCTCGGCCAACTTCGGGCTCAAGCCGGACTTCCACAAGGAGATCGACATCCACATCCACGTGCCCGAGGGCGCCATCCCCAAGGACGGCCCCAGCGCGGGCATCACCCTGGCCACGGCCATGGTCTCGGCCCTCTTGAACATGCCCGTGCGCAACGACCTGGCCATGACCGGAGAGATCACCCTGCGCGGGCGCGTGCTGCCCATCGGCGGCCTGCGCGAGAAGCTCCTGGCCGCCCACCGCGCCCAGATCAAGAAGGTGCTCATTCCCGAGGAGAACGCCAAGGACCTCAAGGAAGTGCCCGAGGCCATCCTGAACGGCCTGGAGATCGTCCAGGTGAAGCACATGGACGAGGTGCTGGCCCAGGCCATCCTCTGCGAAGGCCCGGACAAGCTCTTCTGCGGGCGCGGAGCGGGCGTCGCGCCCCTGGCCGCCAGTCTGCTCAAGGAAGAATACCAGGGCCAGACCAGGCACTAG